CCAATAGTTTCTTTAAACTCAATATTTAATGTGATATATTTACTGCTATTTGGTTCAATagtttattgtgaaaaagtcCCATAAAGTCTGCCTGCTCTAtgatgtcaaaatttaagagcAAAATACTAAAAGTCCAACGTTTAAACTACTTTGAGTTTTGTTGTAGTTTGTTGCTACCTATAATCCATTCATACTGTTTATCCAGCCAAATATCTAGTGGCAGAAATAGCACACAATTGTGGACTCTGAGTCTGTATTGATCTGATTTTGCAATCCCATCACCACCACTTGCAAAACTAAGGAAATCCTAATTGCAAGCATGCCCTGTCTAGTTGATAACATTGCGACTGTGTGTGCATTAGAATTGCCAACATTAGCCTAAAGCTCAAAGGACCAGTGTTTCTGATTATAGCTTTCCTTAGCTACATGTGACATCACAGTCTAGTCTTTTTAGAAAACACCTGTAGGATTCCTCCCACCCCTGTAGTATAGCTCAGACACTAAAATTAAAGCTTCAACTGCCTTTGTTTAAGATTTTCTTGCTTGAGTGTCACTCAGAGGTCACAAATGCCATACCTTCTTTGGTGAGAAACTGCTTATTATCAAGTCTGGTCCCTGTAGTCAGCTGCCTCCACCTCTCCACAGTGCTATTTCTGAAATGTAACACTTGCAACACCTCACTTTCAGCACACATCAACACTGATAACAAGTCTAAATGTTCTATTTTGGTCCCTGGGTACCTGTTATGCACTCTAATGTATCAATTAGTCCGTCAGCACTCCTAAAGCATGGCTATATATTACTTCACTAATGCACATCGTCACAATCACACAAACCTCTAAAGTCTCTCATTTTGTTTTCAGATGGAGAAGGGGAAGGGGAAGCAGAGGAGGGAGAAGGTAAAGCCGGTTATCTAAACTGGCACTTCTAGCACTCGTGTTTTTCTTGGATGTACTCTACCTTAACTTTAATCACACCAGAATTAGCCTCACATAAAACTTCCTGCTGTTATGAGCATACACAGACTCTATTGCTGTGACTTTCTGCTGGCAATACTCAGTAAGATTATAAAAACTGATTTCCGGGGGATTTTGGTGAGAGTGTATGTGAGGTCTGGATGAGCTCATTGGCGTGttctcttgtttttcattgtctgtcaacagaAGAGGAGGCCAAACCAAAATTCAAGTGAGTATAACAGGAGTTGGCAGCGCACATGCAGCTTTCTCTTCCATAGTACAGTTAGggaaataaaatacagattgACTGTTTGATTATATACCATAATATAGGAATTAAAATAATAGACATTTCACCAGATTATTTGCAGGTTAGTTGATCATAAAGAAACTGCtacttagcttagcataaaagtgtaaaaacagctAACCAGGCCTCATCCAAGAGAAACAAAATTCCTCCACCAGTACCCTCACTGATTAACTTTATCTTGTTTGTTCAATCTGAACCAGGTTACAGCAGCCACACTGAAGCAGTCTGATAGTTTAAATGGactaattttctttttggagCAGCACCAGGGTAGCTTTTAACCCTTATTTAAGTGCATTTGGATCCTTTAAAGCAAACAGTCTGCCATCAGATAGggctcttaatcaaaacaatagCAGAAGATAATGCACCATAAactattgtttttgttttgtggatgaatttcaaaaaaaggagagaaaagctGGTTAAAGTGACCTTCCTGGTTCATGCTGCAAAGTATTCTGGGATCACTCACCagaaaggccacttttaacagcttttctccttcattatgtgGATTCATCCTTGCAGTGCGTGTCTATGCAGTTTGGATGGGTTCAGCAGGGCTACGCTGTTGAATGTGCAGCTGATGATGCAGGATAATCAGGGTCAATGACAAGTAAACAGCACAAAAGATGAATGAAATACAGAAAGTTTCCACTAGTAGTTCACACTACCTTATTCAGCGGTCTTGGATGTAGCATCTAGAGTTTCCGAGACAATGATAAACATGTTATGTAGCAGTATAACTAGAAACGACCCTCTACAATTATCTTTTAACCATCATCAAAGTTATCCTAAGATATTAGGCTATAGAATGGTGAGTAAATGTAAACTTGAAATCTATATAACTTACTGTTACATACTCACACGGATCTAGtttaattaaatgtgtttagTAAAATGTGAACCAATACAGGCTGGAATACAAGGCTCAGGCTGTCACCTATCCATAGTGTTACTCACTCAGCACATTAAATATTCTTTAAGTAGATATACAGAAAGCTTTATCATAGTTTCCTATCATAGAGGGGATTATCtaccaaaaatggaaaagaattATTGTGTGAGTTTTGATCATATATATCATAtatgtgattaatctcagaatttctgcagttaattgcaattaatcatatctttttaagcacattttaaaactcccctattttgcatttaaaactgagtTGTCATTTATGGTAGCTGGCTTAATGTTTGGATATAGGCCtgcttttaaaagtagattgaatatttttaacacaaacttAACCACGGCAAGGAGCAtgttatggattaaaagtgaaataagggaacagtaaaaaggcaAATGTTTGATGAAAGCTCTACTGAGCTCTGCTGTGGCtgtggacttattttgcatCAGTTGTTTGAAAGGGACAATCATGCaaattaattatgattaaaaaaataatgtactAATGtacttaatttttcatgatcaatgcaattaatcttgacagccctaaaactGAATATCCATTTTGTAATAAACGGTTAAATCTACAACGACGGGATTCCTCACTGAAATACATGCAGTGAGAAAGGCAACATGCTATgaattgaaatttaaaagacCAAGACTTGATACTTGGTAAATTGCTGGTTTTTAGAATactaaaagactaaaatgagctgaccctttaaaggccaacaaccattaaaaagacaaatgacTACCTTAAGCCATTTTCAGCATAATAGTGCTGCTTTAAAGCCAGTGTCAGACATATCAATGTACAGCTCATTGAAGAGTGAGTCTGTCTTTTCATATTTCTGGAAAAGAAGATTACCAGTGAGTgtgatgttttacatttaagacAGTTGCAGGATTTCTTTTGTTGGAGAATTCTGTTGGCTCATGTACAGGATGAGTATTGAGGAAACACGTATTTGTATGTCTAGAGGGGTCTACAGATTCATCATAATTTTTTCTGATGTAATCTCCTCCTAAGCTCTAAATGCGACACAATATGTAAAATGACATAAGCTGTTTCTAAGCATCAGTGACAGGCACAGACATGAATACTCTGAAAGGACATTTGCTTGGCAAGAGTCATCTACTAATTGCATTTTAATCCTTATTTGACACCAAATTGCAGTGACTCtagttgtttattttgtttctccTAGTTTGCACTTTGACttacaccattttttcctttactCTCCAGGCCATTCATCATGCCTAACCTCATCCCTCCCAAGATCCCAGATGGAGAGAAGGTGGACTTTGATGTAAGTGGTGAATCATTACCATACAAACTGATTTATACTGTAGAAAACATTATCATGTCAGCACTGCCTCTGGTTCTGTAGGATATACATCGTAAAAGAATGGAGAAGGACCTGATGGAGCTTCAGACTTTGATTGAGGCTCACTTTGAGAGCAGAAAGAAGGAAGAGGAAGACATTGTCAATCTCAAAGAGAGGATTGTAAGAGCTTTATCTTATATATGATCATatgtaaatgttttgaaatcataattttaacatTCTAAGtttatttgtgacaaaatgggttgttTTGTTGTGCAGGAGAAGCGTCGGTCTGAGCGAGCAGAGCAGCAAAGAATCCGCaatgagagagagaaggagcGACAGAAGCGTCTTGAGGTAGCCTCATATTAGAGTTTCTTTTGCATTTAATAAGCTTCCTTTGGTCATGTTTCTCAATGGGTATGTGTGTTCTTAGGACGAGAGAGCACgtaaggaggaggaagaggccAAAAAGAGAGCAGAAGATGATGCTAAGAAGAAGAAAACCCTCACAAGTCTCCACTTTGGAGGCTACATGCAGAAGTTGGTGAGAAAGTGAAGCGTTTTTAGTGACAGATTTAAAAGGTGTTGCAGTATAAAGGATGTGACTGCAGCAGTGTTTAATTTCACTTTTCACAGACGGAAAAACGGAGTGGTaagaggcagacagagagagagaagaagaagaagatcctGAGTGATCGACGCAAATCTTTGGACATCGAAAACTTGGGCCAGGACAAACTCAAGTAAGTATAGAAGTGATGGGTCATTTAACCTCACAATAGAAACATGGAGTGTATGAGGCCATGAAAATAATCACCCAACATCAAAACATCAAGCATACCGTCCCAGTTTCCCTGGTTATGTGTTTCACAGGGAGAAAGCTAAAGAGCTTTGGGAGTGGATGTACCAGCTGGAGGCAGAGAAGTTTGAACTGCAGTACCAGTTTGGCAGACAGAAATATGAGGTGTGTGGTGGAGCATACAGAATACAACAGGATGTAAAAGATTGTGTAGAATCacattttcatgtttacttTGTTCCAGATTAATGTGCTGAGGAACCGTGTCAGCGATCATCAGAAAACGTGAGAATCAAGTTTCTTCTCTTCATGCACagtttttattcacataaattgtcttcatcagtgttttcctgtgttcaaaatgttttcagccaaaagaatgaggataaagaGACATAAATAAAGGGACAGAGGCCAGCAAAGGGAGGTCAGGACACAGGAAATGCCCTCTTGATTCTCTCATTAAATGATGGACCTTAGACAGAAAAAACTCACTTGGAAAGTGAGATTTGGACTCCCACTCTTTTCTTAATTATACTATTGGAAATTGTCGATCATCATATCTGGAATTTAGTAGTGTGTTTAACTTAATGTTCATGATtaatatcaaaattaaaacagaccCCCCCGGACCCAAACATTAAGACTTGTGTTTCACTCTTAGTAAACGTTATAGATATGAAAGGCCTGTGTTTAAAAGAGGTATTATGTCTACTTCATAGAAAGGTGAATTTGCGAGTCATCTGCAAAATGGTGCAACCTAACCTTACTCCACTGCTGCTCTTTTTGAAATCACTAACAGGCCACATTTTCATAGCAATTTGACCAAACGATTGGTCGAAAGAAACCTTTGACTAAATTTCCATTTGTAACCTAAAAGTTAAGTTAAGATAGTTTAGTTTAAACAGGCAAAGAAAAGAATCACTGGATCATATCTTCCAAGacagtctagctgcagaccgttaatttctgacggccactctcactcTCAGAACAGCGATAAACACTTAAATTTTCAAGGGTTGAGGTAATGTTAGGACACCAAACGTCAAAGACCTGACCTGCAAAGCCTGGTTAAAAACGTTTAATAAAGCAATTAAACAGTCTGCTGAAAGGAAAAAGCTTGTTCTCCctgaaaacattccaacctagccagtgtagctcagtgagctacatagctaacttaagctaaagctaagcttacaaagcagctacgtcAGCTACACATCTAAGTTATCTCCGTGGCTAACTTAGCTTCAGTTATGTTTGCTGAAAACTCTCATTGCAAACCTGACTTAACTATAAATAACATAGCTTcatagccaatgtagctaacatagctaaagttaagctcacaacgcagctttgttagctacttAGGTAACGTTgctatgtttgctttagctatgttgaCTTAGGATCtcgttgctaaagcttacttagctacattgggTGTTGTTAGCTTGAGCTAGTGAAGCTAAAATGAGTACCACTCGTGTGtctacttctaaaacgggtCTACACATAGTTTAATCCTGggcttgacctctgaccttttcctgttttatttatgaaatgttgcttgatCTGTAAAGGTTTGCAATGTGGTAATTTCATGactgtaactgccagactttatgaataaaattgacagaaaaaaaaaagatctaaaaCTGGGAATACATAGTACCAGCAAAGTACAGCATTTCCTCTCTGGGATATATTATGTGGCAAATTCCCCTTTTAAagtccagctcctgaaaaagCCACTCTAAGTGTTGTCTTTTGTTCTGTGACCTGTTCCTCGGTTGCACAAGTGCTCAGTTTTGGTCATGTATGGGTCTAATAATCCACTTAAACTCCAAGAAAACTTGCAAGCCAAGCCCAAAACTTCAATAATTACCTTTAATTCTCCCAAAAAATGTTAGAACTCCTGGAGATGATGCTGAAGTACGAACAGAACACAAAGGGATGTAAATAAAGAATTTAATAACTAGAATTACAATGTAAAGCCTCTTTGAGTTGAATGTTTTGCTCTTACTCAAGCCCCCCTGCAGGCTTACTCAAGGATCCGGCTTTGTGTCAGGGTGTGTCAGGCTGTCAGGTTATCTGTCATACCAGTCACAGACCGTCTCTGTGACgattgtcttgttttttgtgGGACAAATGACAGGAATCTGCAAACTCATTATGTCAGCTGGTTGTACATTCTCAGTGCTTCTGCAGATGAAGTTGTCAGCAGCTCTTTGCCTCATGTGACCCTTCCTTGTTTTGAACAGATCCAAGAGGACCAAGAGAGGTCTGAGGAAATAGACGCCGACATACTGAGGGAGAAGTGTATCCGCCAAGCCCTGGATTTCCTGCCACACCCCAATCCCAACGCATCAAATCTTATTGTCCTCCTCAATTTCGATCCTTTAAATTTTGCTTTAAGGGTGTAAATAAAACAATCTTTGTTCAGTTTCTGACTTCTGTTCTTTGTCAGACCACTTCAGATAGAGAATAAAATGACTCTGAAGTACATTCAAGACATAAATGTTAAAAGCCTGAAGCAAAGACAGGAAGAGACACCTTCCTTTTCATAGGCAGGTTCAAACATGACTGGAACCAGTGTGATACTCCTTGGCCAACGCCCAGACCTCCACCCGACACAAAACTGAAAGATGATTAATCATTTGCCTGCTATCCAGATTAAAAATTCTCTTCTAAAGAAAAGTGTGAGTAAACTCTTAATTCTGATCAGACAGGTAGATGCAAGAGTAAATACTGATTTAGTCATTGTTGTGGGTCTGAGTGCCAGTAATTACACTAGAAAAGGTTGAACTTGTTATGAAATTAAGATTCCATTCAATGATATGTCAACTTTTAAATGGTTGCCAGGTTTTACAAaactttatgaaaagaaaacactcatAGCCATAAACCTTTTGGTGTGGTCAAAGGGTGGAGTTGCTGCATGATTATTTTAGCAAGGGAAATGCAGATCTGCAATATCCTTAAATTACCTTAATCTAACCATGCACAGACTATTTATGGTTTCCATGCCAGATATAAGTCTCCCTCTGAAAACAAAGTGCGGCATGGGTGACTCTTTGtgctttgtgttttcatttgccTTTCATTATAAGTCAGGGAGGTCTGCAGCTAAAGTAATGAGATGGGACACATAGTATTCAAAAGCAGAACTCCCAAAAGGAAAAAAGCCCCTTCTATTGTCATTGAGAGAAAAGTGTCAGCTTCAGCATAATGCAAGATAAA
This window of the Cheilinus undulatus linkage group 11, ASM1832078v1, whole genome shotgun sequence genome carries:
- the tnnt2a gene encoding troponin T type 2a (cardiac) isoform X1; its protein translation is MSDNEEVVEEYEEVVEEEEAAEGDAQEEKPAAEEEEEEANEEQDGEGEGEAEEGEEEEAKPKFKPFIMPNLIPPKIPDGEKVDFDDIHRKRMEKDLMELQTLIEAHFESRKKEEEDIVNLKERIEKRRSERAEQQRIRNEREKERQKRLEDERARKEEEEAKKRAEDDAKKKKTLTSLHFGGYMQKLTEKRSGKRQTEREKKKKILSDRRKSLDIENLGQDKLKEKAKELWEWMYQLEAEKFELQYQFGRQKYEINVLRNRVSDHQKTSKRTKRGLRK
- the tnnt2a gene encoding troponin T type 2a (cardiac) isoform X2, whose protein sequence is MSDNEEVVEEYEEVVEEEAAEGDAQEEKPAAEEEEEEANEEQDGEGEGEAEEGEEEEAKPKFKPFIMPNLIPPKIPDGEKVDFDDIHRKRMEKDLMELQTLIEAHFESRKKEEEDIVNLKERIEKRRSERAEQQRIRNEREKERQKRLEDERARKEEEEAKKRAEDDAKKKKTLTSLHFGGYMQKLTEKRSGKRQTEREKKKKILSDRRKSLDIENLGQDKLKEKAKELWEWMYQLEAEKFELQYQFGRQKYEINVLRNRVSDHQKTSKRTKRGLRK
- the tnnt2a gene encoding troponin T type 2a (cardiac) isoform X3 gives rise to the protein MSDNEEVVEEYEEVVEEEEAAEGDAQEEKPAAEEEEEEANEEQEEEAKPKFKPFIMPNLIPPKIPDGEKVDFDDIHRKRMEKDLMELQTLIEAHFESRKKEEEDIVNLKERIEKRRSERAEQQRIRNEREKERQKRLEDERARKEEEEAKKRAEDDAKKKKTLTSLHFGGYMQKLTEKRSGKRQTEREKKKKILSDRRKSLDIENLGQDKLKEKAKELWEWMYQLEAEKFELQYQFGRQKYEINVLRNRVSDHQKTSKRTKRGLRK